One genomic segment of Chitinophaga sancti includes these proteins:
- a CDS encoding SDR family oxidoreductase, with the protein MANEFSDHHYWTIILGGSSGLGLAAAQKLAAHGMNLCIIHRDPGVEMEKVNAGFEGIREMGVQVITFNADVTRADKRMQILERLETSMGGEGKVRCLVHSIARGTLKAMVTESMSGSDHLNDMVLDNSTASSIDSDKIKAMPPASGATLTTDDFRITLDSMAYSLYDWVKDVSLRNLFATDARVLSFTSEGGHRAWKHYAAVSAAKAALEAISRNIALEFAPLGIRANCIQAGTTNTRSLQLIPGSDQLIAWSEARSPFQRLTTPEDVANVVYLLCKDEAAWINGAIIPVDGGAHIC; encoded by the coding sequence ATGGCAAACGAATTCAGCGATCATCATTATTGGACGATCATCCTTGGTGGTAGTTCAGGCCTTGGACTTGCAGCTGCTCAAAAACTCGCTGCTCATGGTATGAATCTTTGTATTATTCATCGTGATCCCGGGGTAGAGATGGAAAAGGTGAATGCAGGGTTTGAGGGGATAAGAGAGATGGGGGTGCAGGTGATTACTTTCAATGCAGATGTAACCCGCGCGGATAAGCGTATGCAGATATTGGAGCGATTGGAGACTAGTATGGGAGGAGAGGGGAAAGTAAGATGTTTGGTGCATAGTATTGCGAGAGGGACGCTGAAGGCGATGGTGACAGAGAGTATGAGTGGCAGTGATCATCTCAACGATATGGTCCTTGATAATAGCACTGCATCCAGCATTGACAGTGATAAGATCAAAGCCATGCCTCCAGCCAGCGGAGCAACTCTTACGACAGATGATTTTCGCATAACCCTCGATAGTATGGCTTACAGCCTCTATGATTGGGTAAAAGATGTGTCTCTCAGGAACCTGTTTGCCACTGACGCCCGTGTACTATCCTTCACCAGTGAAGGCGGCCACCGCGCATGGAAGCATTACGCTGCCGTATCTGCCGCCAAAGCGGCCCTGGAAGCCATCAGCCGGAATATTGCCCTGGAATTCGCGCCCCTTGGCATTCGTGCTAATTGTATCCAGGCAGGTACTACCAATACCCGTTCACTCCAACTTATACCCGGTAGTGATCAATTGATCGCCTGGAGCGAAGCCCGTAGTCCTTTCCAGCGGCTCACGACCCCCGAAGATGTAGCAAATGTTGTTTATCTTTTATGCAAAGATGAAGCTGCCTGGATCAATGGCGCTATCATTCCAGTGGACGGAGGCGCACATATCTGTTAG